The sequence atgtaaGGACGGGTTCAtgatttttcaagtctatcttaaaacaatagtcagatacccaaatgaacattgaaataggtttttcttgttgtaatcatttcCTCATGCTGgacattagaagatcccttcataatgcacttaaaacgtaagtgatgggggacaaaatccacaagcctccttctgtgcaaaaatgtatttaaaagtttatctgaagctaatacgAAGCTtccgtccaaatgagtcaaatcaagcagaCATCTTTCAACGatacagtctttttagttcctctttttgttactatacttcctccgcagctcaacagggaaacactgtctgaggaaacacaaagaaggaatttgatCCACTTAATATGACTCACTCAGACTGCTGACTCCTCATacaagcttcagataaacttttaaatgcatttttacacactgtggattttggcctccatcacttacattgaaagcacatttgaaagggatctttcaatagtcagtatgaacaggaggaattattacagcgaggaaaactcctttcacttttcatttgggcccctgactgttgttttaagacagacttgaaacattttgaacctgtcctttaaaccTCACTGTTAAATAGTTTATGGAAAATCTTTTGGGAAATAACATATAACAACAGATCATTTCTGTCCTCCTTGTTGCAGGTGTTGAAGCCCATGCCATCCATCATCTCTTCTATCTCTGTCGAGCCTTATGTTCCAGATGACAGCAAACCATGGTTAGCATGGCTACAAGAGTacatcaacaacacaacacatttccCCAAGGATTAGCTTCTACGTgattgcatttgcattttaagtAACCCATTTCTCTGTACTCAGGTCGAAGGGGTCGCTGACGGACAGCAGTGGGAGCCCTCAGCCAAGCAGTGGGATCAGTACCGGCTCCTCTTCGCTCAGTTATGCTAACACAGAACCTGCTGACATTATAGCCGGTGTTCAGGATGCTCTCTGTAAAGCCTTCGCTAACATCAGCCCGATATCATCTGTCACCACCAATCCACTTACAGAATCAAACAAAGGCAGTGGTTTGTTCTCCACTCCCTACCATACTTGCGGTGTTAAAGCTGATGACTTGAGTTCTGGATCATCTGGATTTGACAATAAAACCTATTCCATCCTCATTCCCGGCTGTGCATGTCAGACAGTGATGGACAATTCTGAGAATCAAACGCAggctgaaatgttttgtgacTCTACATACCATCCCAGTGAGGGTGACATGATGACCTGTCTTGACAAGCAAGCACCAGCTTGTCTTGTTCCTGCACAACAAAATATCATTTTACCAGCAGTGGTTTCATCTCTTATGCCAACAGACATGTCGTATCAGTGCAATGTCGATTCTGGGAGATTTTCCTATGCAGAAGACTCCAGTTTGTCCTCCGTCTCTAGCGGCACCAACACAACCATGTCTTGTGATCGCGCGTCCAGAGTCGAGAACTTTGACGAGGTGCTCATTGGTGCGACGAAGCCCGATGGGGTCACTGTATGTGACGAAAATCCCTGCTACAAATGTGTGCCTGCAAGCTTTCCTCCAGTGGATGACGACTATCAGGCATTTGAAACTCTTGTGAAGCAGcctgatattttgttttcagagcagagaagtggtgaggaagaggaagatttGGATAAATATCCAGAGAAATCACCCACAGAGATCTCGAAAAGCTTCTTAAGCTCGGTGTTTCCAGATGTCACCAATGATGTCCAGGATGGTCAGTGTCTCTCTGAGCTCCAAAAACCTTTTATCTCTTTGATCTCTGCTGTCCAGTCAAGACCAATAATCACAGACAGTGGCTATCAAAGTGTGTAGTGctgttttttatgcatttatacttttttgtatGAACGTGGTTGAGAAATTTAaaatttgagagagagaggaggaggatgacatGATATGATAAGCATTCAAATGTTGAACGTGTTGCGAGTTTCAGAGTTTATTCTTGAACTTGGAAACAGCAACAACACCGTCTCACCTCAGGGGCCATTTAGTAGCTTTTCTGTATCTTTTTGATCATTTCACATGACCTTCATCAGtagatggagtttgcccagttgtcatggaaatgtagGAAAATTCTAAAATTTCATACATTCTACATTTCTATGACAACTGGGCGTCATCTGAAGATCATGTGACATGATGGAAAGCTCCACAACAGCCACTAAATAGACCTTGAGGTGTCAAATGTAACATGATATGTTTTAAAAGTCTGTTGtagatatttttgttgttgcacCAAAGCGAACACATTTTGCACTTTGCATCTTGAGAGCACTTAACATGTCTGTTTTGTGAAAATGTTGTGTACAGTTGTTAGACGACATGGCTGCATGTAAATGTAGGAAGTAAAACATCCATGAAGTTtgtacataaaaacatgtaacaaaaaaaaatgtaagaaccTGAATGCActattttaatcatgttttgaaTGTTTGCTTGCAACACACACCTAAACAAAACAACTGCTGTCAGCTCATGTATCTGTATGTATCTCACATGTGATATTCAACTAAggtaatttgtttttcaaatttaaagtaaCATAGCTCATGGAAATGCATTCCTTAAATGTATGAATGCTGTGAAGAACATGGTTTTTATGATTTCAGTGATATTTAAGTGAACCAAACGACAATTTCTGGTACATTATTTAGCCATCGATTGACTGAATACTGTTCCTGAAACAAGCCACAACAATAAGCTGTGAGGCAGAGCCGACACTGTTCAGGGTTATGAAATTACTTCCTCATTGCTCTTCTCTGGAACTGCTGAGCTATTTCCACAGACACAGATGTCAAGTTCAAACAGTTCATCACAGCTAATACCTGTTATTAAAGAGGAACTTGTTTTACTGTAAGAGTATAAATATTAAgggaatgagagaaagaaaaaagtactATTAAGGGATATTTCTTCTGTTCCAATAAAAGTTGTTCACATTGAGAACACTGGAGTGAGTTGTGTTTGCTGGAAAGAGAATTGTTTCAAACACTGAGATATCTATCTGCagatactgtaaaaacaaaactatttgcATGATTAGATATACAATTTATCTATGTTTTTTGACAAAATGCTTCTTTGGTGATTTGGATAAATTGACCCTTTAAGTCATGCCCACACTGTATAGCCTCCGAGGAAGTAACTTGTGAGCGATGCATGATAAAGACTGCCAAAATGTCTTGGCTCCttaatttgacatattttctgtttaaatggATCAATTCAAGACATTCCATTAACTTTTAAAACTATattaatattacaatatatgataatattgtGGTTATATCACTTTgatattaataaaatgtatatatacattttatagttatttaatttataatgaatataacaattaaatataatctataataatataaaacggtaagaaatgtttcactttgatatataaataatacgTGTAGTTTTTACATGAGAATGACCtcaataaagatgaaaaatatttgtgctGCTGACACTGACATCAGTATTATACAACGGTCGTAGCACTGACAAGTCATAACATGTAGTGAGTTGTgcacaaatatactgtacaaatgTTAATCTAACAATGTAAGTGTGCACTGTATACTAGTAAACTAATTAACTAAAATGCTGTTCCTGCTTGATTAAAGTCACTagtaatttttttgtttgtttgtataaactTCAAAAGTTAAAGTCACCATTGCAACATATGAAACAGCTCATCTGACAGATATTGACTCTGCTTCCACCTAGTGGTCTTAAAATAATCCACATGATaaccaaaatattttataacCAAAAACactctaataataatatatacagtatactgtatatttgaagaATCTGCAATTTTGTCCATAACTCTGCATGTAGAATTAcaagaaaagcataaaaatcTGTACATGGTTCTTCACAACTCTTCACTCCATCATACtacacacaacatacagtacagccgGCTATTTCCTGTAATTGGAGGAGCCACTTAAGCAGTGAGGAATGTAATTGGAGGAGGAAAGGGATTGTCATAACTGTGAGGTTTTTGATTGGAAGAATGCCATGGAGGAGGACGGGTGTCCCTGAGTAACCTTTGATTTAATCTGAGCTCCTGAGAAATGTTCTGTTATTGCTGAAACTCTTGTGTACCTGGTGACACATCCATAAAGAACATCTTTCTGCATACCTGAGGCTTGGACCGCAGCATGCAACAACCAGGCCGGCTGAGGCTGAGGCCGTGGCTGGAGGAGCAGATTCACTCTGGGAAGTATCCAGGAGTCAGCTGGCTGGACCAGGTAGACCCCCTTCCACCTCAAACACATCTCTACACGCAAAGatacacacgcatgcacgccTGAGAGCAAAAATGGTTTTATGGTAGACTAAACTGCCGTGTGCAgtataaacacaataaagaaGAATCACAAAACACTCTGGGCAACATTGTAACCTGttctcttgtgttttattattctaCAGTCAGCAAGAATTTTCCAAATCCCGTGGAAACACGCAGCTCGTCATGGCTGGAGTATTGACCGAGATGCTACACTGTTCAGGAGTTGGGCCATGCACACTGGTAGGAGCCTCACACTGGTCCTCTGATCCATCCagactatattttatatatatttttatgtctaTCTATAGACTGctctttatctgtttatctgaGGCATTCAGCCTGATATCATGTGCTACCTCATTGCTTTTACACTTGCCTGTGGATGGTTTTATGAGTGAAACCACAGAAGAAAACTAACAGAATACACTGCCAGGGTCAATATGGTTGGAATCAATACCATAATATTAATGAGAACATTTTTTACAATGTAGATATATATCACAACAtaacaaatgtattaattaatgtTCAATTCATCAAACTGCACTGTGAAAAGTTCATGTAAGTGTGAACAGAAACTTCAGTTTTTTCACTATGAAATTGCAATTTCCATGGAATCATTAATTTGACTGAAATGATATGATCATATCATCACAACACTATTGTTAATGATAAGACTGAGTTATCGCACAGCCCTACATGTAAGCTTcatgtcattaaaataaatgaacaaattaattgTGAAGAGTTATATGTACAAGACTTCTTGCTTAATCGCAAAGTCCCATCTCTGTCATCTCTAAAAATTTGTGACTTCATCAAAGTGtaaaaggaaaaggaaggaaaataaGCACAGAATGATATGTTACATTGAAATTTGGTCTGTACTGCAGTTGTACAGCATTTAGTGGCAGATAGCATTTGATCATTATCAGCAAATTATTTCAACCTTCCTA comes from Thunnus maccoyii chromosome 1, fThuMac1.1, whole genome shotgun sequence and encodes:
- the LOC121911209 gene encoding uncharacterized protein LOC121911209 isoform X2; amino-acid sequence: MEFNRRVRDRMSLILFLLGNIASVALSGLDNETGLNLDCTNDFEDLMSCHFDAQNCTEYNLTLNGRGEQRCIIKQCDTGRCCCSVKMILIPGETHTATVFKGGQSVESKLISITASVKPKAPTLISVKESNGNFEVKWMANTNSNSLRRDLSAQVTYHKKGDTKEVSENITTAVVNGPNYYEILGKHLEPSTTYLVSVKSYTSISGLFSDSSEEHEFRTPASHKVLLLAVIISLSIVAVIISSAIYRCYVKLKAKWWDPVSDRQIKVLLVHPSEQEVLKPMPSIISSISVEPYVPDDSKPWSKGSLTDSSGSPQPSSGISTGSSSLSYANTEPADIIAGVQDALCKAFANISPISSVTTNPLTESNKGSGLFSTPYHTCGVKADDLSSGSSGFDNKTYSILIPGCACQTVMDNSENQTQAEMFCDSTYHPSEGDMMTCLDKQAPACLVPAQQNIILPAVVSSLMPTDMSYQCNVDSGRFSYAEDSSLSSVSSGTNTTMSCDRASRVENFDEVLIGATKPDGVTVCDENPCYKCVPASFPPVDDDYQAFETLVKQPDILFSEQRSGEEEEDLDKYPEKSPTEISKSFLSSVFPDVTNDVQDGQCLSELQKPFISLISAVQSRPIITDSGYQSV
- the LOC121911209 gene encoding uncharacterized protein LOC121911209 isoform X1, giving the protein MEFNRRVRDRMSLILFLLGNIASVALSDLDNETGLNLVCTNDLEDLMSCDFDAQNCTEYNLTLRSNDGRGEQRCIIKQCDTGRCCCSVKMMLVLVETHTATVFKGGQSVESKVISITDSVKPKAPTIISVKRSNGNFRVKWTANTNSNSLRRSLSAQVTYHKKGDTKEVSENITTAVVNGPNYYEILGKHLEPSTTYLVSVKSYTSISGLFSDSSEEHEFRTPASHKVLLLAVIISLSIVAVIISSAIYRCYVKLKAKWWDPVSDRQIKVLLVHPSEQEVLKPMPSIISSISVEPYVPDDSKPWSKGSLTDSSGSPQPSSGISTGSSSLSYANTEPADIIAGVQDALCKAFANISPISSVTTNPLTESNKGSGLFSTPYHTCGVKADDLSSGSSGFDNKTYSILIPGCACQTVMDNSENQTQAEMFCDSTYHPSEGDMMTCLDKQAPACLVPAQQNIILPAVVSSLMPTDMSYQCNVDSGRFSYAEDSSLSSVSSGTNTTMSCDRASRVENFDEVLIGATKPDGVTVCDENPCYKCVPASFPPVDDDYQAFETLVKQPDILFSEQRSGEEEEDLDKYPEKSPTEISKSFLSSVFPDVTNDVQDGQCLSELQKPFISLISAVQSRPIITDSGYQSV